The Pelmatolapia mariae isolate MD_Pm_ZW linkage group LG10_11, Pm_UMD_F_2, whole genome shotgun sequence genome includes a region encoding these proteins:
- the arr3a gene encoding arrestin 3a, retinal (X-arrestin), with amino-acid sequence MAKVFKKTSGNGGLTLYLGKRDYVDHVDKVDRVDGVVKLDPADFGDRKVFVQLACAFRYGSDDLDVMGLCFRKDIWIQQTQIYPNGEKPALSAMHDTLLKKAGDNAHPFSFEIPNNLPCSVSLQPGPDDKGKACGVDFEVKTYLAKEKNNPDEKIEKKDTARLVIRKIQYAPSQVGAGPKAEICKSFMMSDKPVHLEASMEKDLYFHGEAIPIKIKIKNESNKTVKKIKITVDQTTDIVLYSADKYTKCVLNQEFGETVDSNGSFDNTLTITPLLTDNKEKRGLSLDGRLKDEDTNLASTTVLRQGVEKEVLGILVSYKIKINLMVAGGGLLGGLTSSDVTVELPLNLMHPKPEE; translated from the exons ATGGCAAA GGTTTTCAAGAAGACCAGTGGAAACGGAGGG CTGACCCTCTACCTGGGGAAGAGAGACTATGTGGATCATGTGGACAAAGTGGACAGAGTTG ACGGCGTCGTAAAGCTGGACCCAGCAGATTTCGGAGACAGAAAAG TGTTCGTGCAGCTGGCATGTGCCTTCCGTTATGGTAGTGATGACCTGGATGTGATGGGCCTGTGCTTCAGGAAGGACATCTGGATACAGCAAACCCAAATCTATCCTAATGGCGAGAAGCCTGCCTTGAGTGCCATGCACGACACCCTGCTGAAGAAGGCAGGAGACAACGCACATCCTTTCTCTTTTGAG ATTCCAAACAACCTACCCTGCTCAGTCTCTCTGCAGCCTGGACCTGATGACAAGGGAAAG GCTTGTGGCGTTGACTTTGAGGTCAAAACTTATCTTGCCAAGGAAAAGAACAACCCCGATGAAAAGATTGAAAAGAA GGACACCGCCCGTCTCGTCATTCGTAAAATCCAGTACGCCCCATCTCAGGTGGGTGCCGGGCCCAAGGCTGAAATCTGCAAAAGCTTCATGATGTCTGACAAGCCCGTTCATCTAGAAGCTTCAATGGAGAAAGAT CTCTACTTTCATGGTGAAGCGATCCCAATCAAGATCAAAATCAAAAACGAGAGCAACAAAACAGTCAAGAAAATTAAGATCACTG TGGACCAAACCACAGACATTGTCCTCTATTCAGCAGACAAATACACCAAGTGTGTTCTTAACCAAGAGTTCGG AGAGACGGTGGACTCTAACGGCAGCTTCGACAACACTCTGACCATCACACCTCTGCTCACTGATAACAAGGAGAAAAGAGGTTTGTCGCTGGACGGTCGACTGAAGGACGAGGACACCAACTTGGCCTCCACCACCGT GCTGCGGCAGGGAGTAGAAAAAGAGGTGCTGGGTATCCTGGTTTCCTACAAGATTAAAATTAACCTCATGGTGGCTGGAGGAGG TCTGCTGGGTGGCCTCACCTCCAG tgatgtcacagtggagCTCCCACTGAATCTCATGCACCCCAAGCCTGAag AATAA